A stretch of Myroides oncorhynchi DNA encodes these proteins:
- a CDS encoding ATP-grasp domain-containing protein has protein sequence MRAYIQTDKDGEFYNVNAFIANEGFKHFGYEVIKYYDVDGIIEISPEDVLVGGIGNVRKRLKNVGVDLDLTGIDYPLELKKYLKREIWKSTLEEILENERFGIFVKPDVETKKFAGKVFNSELDFIGLIDADKPTVVLCSEIVDFKTEFRCFIRYKEILDIRRYKGDWGKVIDVEVVRRAIADFDNQPNAYALDFGVTETGDTVLVEVNEGHSLGSYGLSAQHYAKFLSARWAEMTGTVDYLNF, from the coding sequence ATGAGAGCATATATACAAACAGATAAAGACGGAGAATTTTATAACGTGAATGCTTTTATAGCCAATGAGGGGTTTAAACACTTTGGTTATGAAGTTATCAAATACTATGATGTAGATGGTATAATAGAGATTAGTCCCGAAGATGTTTTAGTAGGTGGTATTGGCAATGTCAGAAAGAGGTTAAAGAATGTGGGTGTAGATTTAGATTTGACAGGAATAGATTATCCACTAGAACTAAAGAAATACTTGAAGAGAGAGATTTGGAAGAGTACTTTAGAGGAGATCTTAGAAAATGAACGCTTTGGGATATTTGTAAAGCCTGATGTGGAAACTAAGAAGTTTGCAGGTAAGGTGTTTAATAGTGAACTTGATTTTATAGGATTGATAGATGCGGACAAGCCTACTGTAGTATTGTGTTCTGAGATAGTGGATTTTAAGACAGAGTTTAGATGCTTTATACGTTATAAAGAGATACTCGATATCAGACGATATAAAGGAGATTGGGGTAAAGTAATAGATGTGGAGGTAGTGCGACGTGCAATAGCAGATTTTGATAATCAACCTAATGCTTATGCCTTAGACTTCGGTGTGACTGAGACAGGAGATACTGTCTTGGTTGAGGTTAATGAAGGACACTCATTAGGTAGTTATGGTTTATCAGCACAGCACTATGCTAAGTTCTTATCAGCACGATGGGCAGAGATGACAGGTACGGTAGATTATTTAAATTTTTAG
- a CDS encoding GNAT family N-acetyltransferase, with amino-acid sequence MEYIIETERLLLRELTTADAENFYQLNLNPNVIRYTGDDTFSDVEEAHVFLANYSDYKRNGYGRWAVIRKEDNAFLGWCGLKYNADIDETDIGFRFYEEYWNMGYATESAKACLDYGFSQLRQKVIIGRAMKDNIASIKVLEKIGLRYDRAFDFDGHTGVLYVITQ; translated from the coding sequence GTGGAATATATAATAGAAACAGAACGATTGTTATTAAGAGAGTTGACTACAGCAGATGCAGAAAACTTCTATCAATTAAATCTAAATCCTAATGTGATTCGTTATACGGGAGATGATACATTTAGTGATGTAGAGGAAGCACATGTTTTCTTAGCGAACTATAGCGATTATAAAAGAAATGGTTATGGGCGATGGGCAGTCATACGCAAAGAGGATAATGCTTTTTTAGGATGGTGTGGATTAAAGTATAATGCTGATATAGATGAGACAGATATCGGCTTTCGCTTCTATGAGGAGTATTGGAATATGGGATATGCTACAGAGAGCGCAAAGGCTTGTCTTGACTATGGCTTCAGTCAATTAAGACAAAAGGTAATCATCGGTAGAGCGATGAAGGATAATATCGCTTCGATAAAAGTGTTGGAGAAGATAGGACTGCGTTATGATAGGGCTTTTGACTTCGATGGTCATACGGGAGTGTTGTATGTAATAACACAGTAG
- a CDS encoding cation:dicarboxylate symporter family transporter, with amino-acid sequence MKKFFNNTIVKLLLGVIVGLLIGPYLSSSLLQIILSTRHILGQIILFLVPLIILGFVVSSIAKLDKGQTSIIGFSIIIAYISSIGAGFFSTTLGFNIIPHLQIETNVETLKELPEMLFKLDIPPVFGVMTSLTLALMIGIGILWTESKPLERAFDSFKDIVLLLVNRVLVPVLPFYIMANFALLSYEGSIQSQLPVFLTVILIVIVAHFIWLGVLYTIAGIYSGKNPWEVIKHYPPAYLTAVGTMSSAASLGMALQSAHKSKVLKPEITNFTIPFFSNIHLCGSVLTEVFFVMTVSQVLYGTIPTIGTMILFVLLLGIFAIGAPGVPGGTVMASLGIIASVLGFDDAGIALTLTIFALQDSFGTACNITGDGALSLMVTKYNEK; translated from the coding sequence ATGAAGAAATTCTTTAATAATACAATAGTAAAATTGCTATTAGGAGTGATTGTAGGTTTACTTATAGGTCCATACCTTAGTAGTAGTTTACTACAGATTATCTTATCAACTAGACATATTTTAGGACAAATTATCCTATTCTTAGTTCCGCTTATCATACTAGGTTTCGTAGTATCGTCTATCGCTAAGCTAGACAAGGGGCAGACTAGTATTATTGGATTCTCGATTATTATCGCTTATATCTCAAGTATTGGAGCAGGTTTTTTTAGTACTACACTAGGCTTTAACATCATCCCTCATTTACAAATAGAGACTAACGTAGAGACTCTTAAAGAACTACCTGAGATGTTATTTAAATTAGATATCCCACCAGTATTTGGAGTAATGACATCACTTACACTAGCATTAATGATCGGTATTGGTATTCTATGGACAGAGTCTAAGCCGTTAGAGCGTGCCTTTGATTCATTTAAGGATATCGTATTGTTATTAGTGAATAGAGTATTAGTACCTGTATTGCCTTTTTATATTATGGCTAACTTCGCTTTATTAAGTTATGAAGGGTCTATACAGTCACAGTTACCCGTATTCTTAACAGTGATACTAATCGTAATAGTAGCCCACTTTATCTGGTTGGGAGTATTATACACAATCGCTGGAATATATTCAGGAAAGAATCCTTGGGAAGTAATCAAGCATTATCCGCCAGCTTATCTAACAGCAGTAGGAACAATGTCTTCAGCAGCATCTTTAGGAATGGCACTTCAATCCGCACACAAAAGCAAAGTCTTAAAACCCGAAATCACGAACTTCACGATACCGTTCTTCTCTAATATTCACTTATGTGGGTCAGTATTGACAGAGGTATTCTTCGTAATGACCGTCTCTCAAGTATTATATGGTACAATACCTACTATAGGAACAATGATTCTATTCGTACTCTTACTAGGGATATTCGCTATCGGGGCACCGGGCGTACCTGGTGGAACAGTAATGGCTTCCTTAGGTATTATCGCTTCTGTGTTGGGATTTGATGATGCAGGGATAGCACTTACATTAACAATATTCGCATTACAAGACAGTTTCGGTACAGCGTGTAATATCACAGGTGATGGAGCGCTCAGCCTTATGGTAACCAAATACAATGAAAAATAA
- a CDS encoding cation:dicarboxylate symporter family transporter: MLKKLANNTIVRLISGVIIGLLLGPYLNEILLQIILSTKHILGQLIMFLVPLIILGFIVSSIAKLDQKSSVIIGFSLAIAYLSSIGAGFFSGTLGYTILPWLDIPASATTGRVLPTMLFKLDIPPIFDVMTSLVLALMIGLGILWTQSKPLEVAFDHFKDIVLLLVNRVLVPLLPLYIACNFALLSYVGTIQSQLPIFLKVIIIVILAHIIWIAVLYIIAGLYAKKNPWEVLRHYGPTYLTALGTMSSAASLGVALQSAHKSKILKPEITNFTIPFFSNVHLCGAMVTETFFVMTVSLVLYGHLPDVGTLIIFVLLLGVFALGAPGVPGGALMASLGLITSLLGFDDTGIALVLTIFALQDSFGTACNIVGDGALSLMATAFHERKQKREAS, from the coding sequence ATGCTTAAGAAACTAGCTAATAACACTATCGTCAGACTAATCTCAGGAGTAATCATCGGGCTACTATTAGGTCCCTACCTCAACGAGATACTACTGCAAATAATCTTATCAACTAAACACATATTAGGGCAACTTATTATGTTCTTAGTTCCTCTTATTATCCTAGGGTTTATCGTATCCTCTATCGCTAAACTAGATCAGAAATCCTCAGTGATTATAGGATTCTCATTGGCTATTGCTTACCTATCCAGTATAGGCGCAGGGTTCTTTAGTGGTACACTAGGGTATACGATATTGCCTTGGTTAGATATCCCTGCATCAGCTACTACAGGTCGAGTATTACCTACTATGCTGTTTAAACTAGATATCCCACCTATATTTGATGTGATGACTTCACTAGTACTTGCGCTAATGATAGGACTAGGGATACTATGGACACAATCTAAACCACTCGAGGTAGCCTTCGATCACTTTAAAGATATTGTGTTACTACTAGTCAATAGAGTATTGGTGCCCTTGTTACCTTTATACATAGCGTGTAACTTTGCGCTACTAAGCTATGTTGGTACAATACAGTCACAATTGCCTATCTTCTTAAAGGTAATTATCATCGTTATCCTAGCCCACATCATATGGATAGCAGTCTTATATATCATAGCAGGACTATATGCTAAAAAGAACCCTTGGGAGGTTCTTAGACACTACGGGCCGACCTATCTAACAGCGTTAGGTACGATGTCGTCAGCAGCTAGCCTAGGTGTAGCCTTACAGTCCGCTCATAAGAGTAAAATACTAAAACCTGAAATAACGAACTTCACAATTCCGTTCTTCTCTAATGTACATCTATGCGGTGCTATGGTGACAGAGACTTTCTTCGTGATGACCGTATCATTAGTGTTATATGGACACTTACCCGATGTAGGAACACTAATTATATTTGTGTTGTTATTAGGTGTATTCGCCTTAGGTGCTCCAGGAGTACCAGGAGGAGCACTAATGGCATCCTTAGGATTGATCACCTCATTATTAGGTTTTGACGACACAGGGATAGCCTTGGTATTGACAATATTCGCACTACAAGACAGTTTTGGTACTGCGTGTAATATCGTAGGTGATGGCGCATTAAGTCTTATGGCTACTGCCTTTCACGAACGTAAACAAAAAAGGGAAGCTAGTTAG